A stretch of Mucilaginibacter terrae DNA encodes these proteins:
- a CDS encoding response regulator — protein sequence MLIVDDDMRNIFALSSALQQYDLIVEIANDGDEALEKLETTVGVDIVLMDIMMPRMDGYEATRQIRKQNKWSKLPVIALTAKAMKEDREKCLAAGANDYITKPIDMDRLISLMQLWLEG from the coding sequence GTGCTGATTGTTGACGATGATATGCGCAATATTTTTGCTCTCAGCAGCGCACTGCAACAGTATGATTTGATAGTGGAGATAGCTAACGATGGCGACGAAGCCCTCGAAAAGTTGGAGACCACTGTTGGGGTTGATATAGTGCTGATGGATATTATGATGCCCAGAATGGATGGCTATGAAGCAACCCGCCAAATAAGAAAACAAAACAAATGGAGTAAATTACCTGTAATAGCATTAACCGCCAAGGCCATGAAAGAGGATAGGGAAAAATGTTTAGCGGCCGGGGCAAATGATTATATAACCAAACCAATTGATATGGACAGGCTTATATCATTGATGCAATTGTGGTTAGAAGGGTAA
- a CDS encoding CheR family methyltransferase, which produces MINDSTEAEGLTPTDINELVNVVKKIHGFDFSGYSKASLKRRITRVMQLKKLEFYDLKHLLVNDPVFFQHFLEEVTVNVTEMFRDPHFYKALNTQILPYLSTFQHIKAWSAGCSSGEEVYSLSILLREAGLQNKSFIYGTDINTEVLKEAKKGIYSLRKIKSYAENYQYSGLPGTITDHFTILYDAASIHTELKQNTLFSVHNLISDNVFNEFQLISCRNVFIYFESHLQEKILDLFYRSLCPLGFLCLGSKEAIRSEAFKKRFKTINSKENIYQKIGA; this is translated from the coding sequence ATGATTAATGATAGTACAGAAGCGGAAGGTTTAACGCCAACTGATATAAACGAGCTGGTAAACGTAGTAAAAAAAATACATGGATTTGATTTTTCGGGGTATTCAAAGGCTTCATTAAAGCGACGCATAACCCGTGTTATGCAGCTTAAAAAGCTTGAATTTTATGATTTGAAGCATCTACTGGTTAATGATCCTGTATTTTTTCAGCATTTTTTGGAGGAGGTTACTGTAAATGTAACCGAAATGTTTCGCGACCCTCATTTTTACAAGGCACTTAACACCCAGATATTGCCTTACTTGTCAACCTTTCAGCATATAAAAGCCTGGAGTGCGGGTTGCTCGTCGGGCGAGGAGGTTTATTCATTATCCATACTTTTGCGTGAGGCCGGCTTGCAGAATAAATCGTTTATATACGGCACCGATATTAATACCGAGGTACTTAAAGAAGCTAAAAAAGGAATTTACAGCCTGCGTAAAATAAAATCATATGCCGAAAATTACCAGTACAGTGGTTTGCCCGGCACCATAACCGATCATTTTACCATTTTGTATGATGCCGCAAGTATTCATACGGAGTTAAAGCAAAACACGCTGTTTTCGGTACATAATTTAATATCCGACAATGTGTTTAACGAATTTCAGTTGATTAGTTGCCGCAATGTGTTTATTTATTTCGAATCGCACTTGCAGGAAAAAATATTAGACCTGTTTTACCGTAGCCTTTGTCCGCTGGGTTTTTTATGCCTGGGTAGCAAAGAGGCCATACGGTCTGAAGCGTTTAAAAAGCGTTTTAAAACCATTAATTCCAAAGAAAACATATACCAAAAAATTGGAGCTTAA
- a CDS encoding chemotaxis protein CheB yields the protein MELNADIKRRWQNSKVLLLAGSAGSFKLLFHAVKHLPRDLNKTVIIIIHRKKNFFSEIEKLFAENSRMYLREISDKDIIDSNSIYIAPANYHTLIENEKQFSLDVSEPVWYSKPSIDVTFESAAEVFKGNCTAILLSGANQDGAEGLLKLRNNGSLTIVQDPTDAEMRDMPMAAININAADYVLKASEIFQLLEV from the coding sequence TTGGAGCTTAATGCTGATATTAAGAGGAGGTGGCAAAATTCAAAAGTGCTGCTGCTTGCAGGGTCGGCCGGCTCTTTCAAGTTGCTTTTTCATGCGGTAAAGCATTTGCCACGTGATCTTAATAAAACGGTTATCATTATTATTCACAGGAAAAAAAACTTTTTCAGCGAAATTGAAAAACTGTTCGCCGAAAATAGCCGTATGTACCTTCGCGAAATAAGCGATAAGGACATTATAGATAGCAACTCTATTTACATTGCCCCCGCCAACTACCACACCCTGATTGAAAATGAGAAACAATTTAGTTTAGATGTATCTGAACCGGTTTGGTACTCAAAACCATCTATTGATGTGACGTTTGAAAGCGCTGCCGAGGTATTCAAAGGTAACTGTACCGCTATACTATTATCGGGAGCTAATCAGGATGGGGCAGAGGGATTATTAAAATTACGTAACAATGGATCGTTAACCATCGTACAAGACCCCACTGATGCAGAGATGAGGGATATGCCAATGGCCGCTATAAATATTAATGCGGCCGATTATGTGTTGAAAGCAAGTGAAATATTTCAGCTATTAGAGGTTTAG